From the Chiloscyllium plagiosum isolate BGI_BamShark_2017 unplaced genomic scaffold, ASM401019v2 scaf_36657, whole genome shotgun sequence genome, the window GAGGCGAGGCCTACTTCTGCTATGACGATTCTCCACGCCTGAGCTACGAGGAGTTCGACATGGAGTTCCTGGGGAGCTGCGGGTTCCGCATGCTGGGCCAGAGTGCCCCCCCGCTGCCCTTTTTCCTGCTCTACCTCCTCGCCCTCCTCAGTGAGGCCTTCAGCTGGATCCTCCGGCCCTTGGTCTGCCTCCGGCCTCTGCTCAACCGCTGGACCCTCCGGCTGGTCACCACCGCCTTCACCGTCTCCACTGACAAGGCCGGCCGCCATTTTGGATACGCCCCCCTCTACTCCTGGGGGCGTAGCCGCGCCCTCACCCTCGACTGGGTCCGTCAGCTCGACGGCAGACTGTAGAGGGTTCGGGGGGGCTTTACCCCGCCCCTCCCTGACCCCGCGCTGTCCCTGGGTTtgggagggacagtgtagagggagctttaccccaCTCCCTGACCCCGTGCAGTCCCTGGTAGCGCTGTCTCTGGGATtgggagggacagtgtagagggagctttaccccaCTCCCTGACCTCGCGCTGTCCCTGGGATtgggagggacagtgtagagggagctttaccccaCTCCCTGACCCAGCGCTGTCCCTGGGTTtgggagggacagtgtagagggagctttaccccaCTCCCTGACCCCGCGCTGTCCCTGAGATtgggagggacagtgtagagggagctttaccccaCTCCCTGACATCGCGCTGTCCCTGGGATtggg encodes:
- the LOC122545117 gene encoding 3 beta-hydroxysteroid dehydrogenase type 7-like, whose protein sequence is NVAWMHVLAARGLQERPGLVGGEAYFCYDDSPRLSYEEFDMEFLGSCGFRMLGQSAPPLPFFLLYLLALLSEAFSWILRPLVCLRPLLNRWTLRLVTTAFTVSTDKAGRHFGYAPLYSWGRSRALTLDWVRQLDGRL